One window of Methanocaldococcus sp. genomic DNA carries:
- a CDS encoding DUF2121 family protein has translation MTLVICYYGNNGAVIGGDRRQIFFRGNEQNRKLLEEKLYNGEIKSEEELYKLAEELNIKIIIEDNREKVRKLSDSVVVGEVRSLGIDAKRRRVYATKGKCAILEILNDEVTNQIIKEGFGIVVFGNKFLKKKAEEELKKTAKLFPMMPLKNIEETIKNIFEKFKWNPTLSKEYDIYSVNKYEKNFEEVIKKDIEELFKYRDKLRQKLIDFGKVMTIVNKIVKNGEIGIIKDGKLHLYDDYIAIDKIDPNPNVFKVIEVEGDFKDGDIVVIENGDMKIKGTNKKVMTNYIICHKF, from the coding sequence ATGACATTAGTTATATGCTATTATGGAAATAACGGGGCTGTTATTGGAGGCGATCGAAGACAAATATTTTTTAGAGGCAATGAACAAAATAGAAAATTATTGGAAGAAAAATTATACAATGGAGAAATAAAGTCAGAAGAAGAATTATATAAATTAGCTGAAGAACTTAATATAAAAATTATAATTGAAGACAATAGAGAAAAAGTTAGAAAATTATCTGATTCAGTTGTCGTCGGAGAAGTTAGAAGTTTAGGAATAGATGCAAAAAGAAGAAGAGTTTATGCTACCAAAGGAAAATGTGCAATTTTAGAAATTTTAAATGATGAAGTTACAAATCAAATAATAAAAGAAGGCTTTGGAATAGTAGTTTTTGGAAATAAATTTTTAAAAAAGAAAGCTGAGGAAGAATTAAAAAAGACAGCTAAACTTTTTCCAATGATGCCATTAAAAAATATTGAGGAAACTATAAAAAATATTTTTGAAAAATTTAAGTGGAATCCCACACTAAGTAAGGAGTATGATATATATAGTGTAAATAAATATGAAAAAAATTTTGAAGAAGTTATTAAGAAAGATATAGAGGAATTATTTAAATATAGAGATAAATTAAGACAGAAGTTGATTGACTTTGGAAAGGTTATGACTATTGTTAATAAAATTGTAAAAAATGGAGAAATCGGAATTATTAAAGATGGAAAACTACATCTTTATGATGACTATATAGCCATAGACAAAATAGATCCTAATCCAAATGTATTTAAAGTAATAGAAGTTGAAGGAGATTTTAAAGATGGAGATATAGTAGTGATTGAAAACGGCGATATGAAAATAAAAGGAACCAATAAAAAAGTAATGACAAATTATATAATTTGCCATAAATTTTGA
- a CDS encoding glycosyltransferase family 2 protein, whose amino-acid sequence MIAVIPAYNEEKNILKVLKDLEKLKIDVIVVDDGSIDNTSKVVKDFAKNCNIKVYLIRNEKNLGKAKAIEVGTKFALSLKNYKYIIYIDGDYQHKPMDIPKLLNKLKKYNADAVFGVRKYKYIPFHRRISNFFASILISLAVFIYAKRFYFFRDVQCGFRIIKAELLKDINFGEGYAVEHFIALQLAKKGAKIVEEYVNVEYHDEAVSYITIRKILEVAEKVIKFIF is encoded by the coding sequence ATTATTGCAGTAATTCCTGCTTATAACGAAGAGAAAAATATTTTAAAAGTTTTAAAAGATTTAGAAAAGTTGAAAATTGATGTTATAGTAGTTGATGATGGTTCTATAGATAATACTTCAAAAGTTGTTAAAGATTTTGCTAAGAATTGCAATATTAAAGTTTATTTGATAAGAAATGAAAAAAATTTAGGTAAAGCAAAAGCTATTGAAGTTGGAACAAAATTTGCATTATCTTTAAAAAATTATAAATATATTATATACATTGATGGAGATTATCAACACAAACCTATGGATATTCCAAAACTATTAAATAAATTAAAGAAATATAATGCAGATGCTGTTTTTGGAGTTAGAAAATATAAATATATCCCTTTCCATAGGAGAATATCCAACTTCTTTGCATCTATTTTAATTTCATTGGCAGTTTTTATATATGCAAAGAGATTCTATTTTTTTAGAGATGTCCAATGTGGATTTAGAATTATAAAGGCAGAGTTATTAAAGGATATTAACTTTGGAGAAGGTTATGCTGTTGAACACTTTATCGCCTTACAGTTAGCAAAAAAAGGGGCTAAGATTGTTGAAGAGTATGTAAATGTTGAATATCATGATGAAGCAGTTTCATATATAACAATTAGGAAAATCTTAGAAGTCGCTGAGAAGGTTATAAAGTTTATTTTCTAA
- the minD gene encoding cell division ATPase MinD, which yields MAIAIAIASGKGGTGKTTIAANLAVAMAKFGKKVAVLDADIAMANLELIMGLEGKPITLNDVLAGRADIKDAIYEGPEGVLVIPAGISLEKFKKANPEKLEEVLKAIHDLVEILIIDCPAGIGKETLIAISSADGVVVVVNPEISSISDALKVIAITRRLGTEILGAIVNRVSNESTELSAKAIETILEVPVIGVVPEDPHVRKAAAFGTPLVILYPDSPAAQAIMEIAAKLIGVKYEAKIKKKKDTFISRFLKGLFGGR from the coding sequence ATGGCAATAGCGATTGCAATTGCTTCTGGAAAGGGTGGAACTGGAAAAACAACAATTGCTGCTAATCTTGCTGTGGCTATGGCAAAATTTGGAAAAAAAGTTGCAGTTTTAGATGCAGACATTGCTATGGCAAACTTAGAGTTAATTATGGGTTTGGAAGGGAAACCTATAACATTAAATGATGTTTTAGCAGGTAGGGCTGATATAAAAGATGCTATTTATGAAGGTCCTGAAGGAGTTTTGGTAATTCCAGCAGGTATATCTTTAGAAAAGTTCAAAAAGGCCAATCCAGAAAAACTCGAAGAAGTTTTAAAAGCTATACACGATTTAGTTGAAATATTAATCATTGACTGTCCTGCAGGTATTGGAAAAGAAACATTAATTGCTATATCATCAGCAGATGGTGTTGTAGTAGTAGTAAATCCTGAAATTTCTTCAATATCAGATGCTTTAAAAGTTATAGCAATTACAAGAAGATTAGGAACTGAAATCTTAGGAGCTATTGTTAATAGAGTTTCAAATGAAAGTACTGAATTGAGTGCTAAAGCAATAGAAACTATTTTAGAAGTTCCAGTTATTGGTGTTGTTCCAGAAGATCCACATGTTAGAAAAGCCGCGGCATTTGGAACTCCATTAGTTATATTATATCCTGACTCTCCAGCAGCTCAGGCAATTATGGAAATCGCCGCAAAATTAATTGGAGTTAAATATGAGGCGAAAATTAAGAAGAAAAAAGACACCTTTATCTCCAGGTTCCTTAAAGGATTGTTTGGGGGGAGATAA